A region of the Burkholderia pyrrocinia genome:
ACCTCGTCGTCGCGCGTCATCGTCCAGCGATTGCGCGACGGATAACCCGAATACAGCGCGGTGGTGTGCTGCAGCAAATCGCGCGGATGTTGTGGTGCACCATGCGCTTCGAGGTAAGCGGGTGACGCGCAGAAGAGACGCCTGACCGTGAACAGCCGTCGCTCGATCAGCGACTCGGAAATCGGCGGAAAGATCTGGAACGCGATGTCGAACCCTTCTTCGACAGGGTCCACGACACGATCGTTGACGATGACGTCGAGCTGGATGCCCGGGTAGCGTCGATTGAATTCGACCAGCGGCGCGCCGAAGTGATCGAGCGCGAAACCGGGCAGCATCTGGATGCGCAGCCGCCCGGTCGGCGTGGCGCGAAGCTCGCGCATCTGGTCCGTCAACTCGTTGACGCGCCCCACCACCTCGGCGCACTCGCGATAGAACGCTTCGCCCACTTCGGACAAGCGCACGTGGCGCGTGCTGCGATGAAACAGCGGCGCATTGACGAACTTCTCGAGCTGCTGGATGCGGTTCGTCACGACCGAACTCGTCACACCAAGCTGCCGCGCCGCCTCGGCGAAGCTGCTCGCCTCGGCGACTCTTACGAATGCCTCGATGCTCAGAAACCGGTCCATACTGCGCCCTTTTTCGACAGCGAAGTCACCAGTCTACCTGTAGCGGGCCATGGGCTGCGTCATGCGAAAGGCGTCACTGTGTCGCCCAAACGATGTCAATCGCGGAGCGAAGCGCACCGGCACCGGCGTTCGCCGGCACGCCCGCGCGGCTATTACCTCGGCTGCTTGCCGGCCGCCAGTTCCGGTTGCGCGACCACGCGACGCTGCAGCACGGCAGGCGCGGTTTCCTTCAACAGCATGCTGACCAGGATGCCCAGCACGACCGCGCACATCGGCAACCACAGAATGTTCTGGATACCGAAGTGTGCGGCGACGTAGCCGCCCATCGCCGGCGCGATGCCGCCGCCGAATATCTCGCCGACGCCGACCACCACGCCGATGGACGTCGACACGAGGCCGACGGGCGCCGCCTCGGTCGCGACCGGGCCGGACAGCAGCGATACCAGCCCGAGCGTAAAGAACGACGCGACGAACAGGACGCCGAACAACGCGAGCGGCTGCGGGCCGAGGCCGCGGAAGATATAGAGCATCAAGGCCGTTCCCGCGAAGCCGACGATACTCGCGAGGCGGCGGCCGACCAGATCGGAGAGGCCGGGCAACCCGAACTGCCCGAGAAAACCGCCGAAGCCGATCGCCGAAACCACGAGGCCCATCTTCTGCGTGCCGAGCGACAGGTAATCCGTCAGGTACAGCGGCAGCAGCGCGCCGAGCACGAAGACGCCGGTCATCGCGCAGCACAGTGCGGCCATCGCGACGAGGATGTTGCGGCTCTTGAGCACATGGCCGAGCGAAGCCGGCGCGTGTTCCGACGCAACCGCCTTCGTGACCTTCGGCTCGCGGATGACGAAGAACATGATCGCGCCGAGGATCAGGCCGGGAATCGCCACCAGCGCAAAGACCCAGCGCCACGACACGAAGCCGAGCAACTGCGTGGCAATGATCGGGGACAGCGCCAGTCCGAACAGCGCGAAGCCGCTTTGTTGCAGGCCGAGATTCAGGCCGCGCCGCCGCGGATGCGACGCGTCGGCCGTCGCCGCGAAACTCGTCGGACAGAACGAGCCTTCAGCGACGCCCATCAGCCCGCGAATCGCCATCAGCCCGAGCAGGCCGCCCGCGAGCCCCGAAAAGCCGGACAGCAGCGAGAACGCGATGATGGCCGGAATGAGCACCTTCCTCCGGCCGATCTTGTCCGAGATACCACCCATCAGCGCCGCGAAGACGCCCCACGACAGGCCGAGCACGCCGATGCAGTTGCCGACGTCCTGCGCGGTCAGGTTGAGGTCCTTCATGATCGAAGGGAACAGCGGCGCGATGAGCCAGCGGTCGAGGCCGACCAGCCCGAAACCGAGCGCCAGCAGCGTCACCGCCTTCCATTCATAGGAGGTATCCCACTCGTTTGCTTTCATTTCCGTCTCCGTGGACGCCGGTTCGCCTGCGCGCGCCGCAGCGCCTGCGCATGAGCCAGGTCCGATGTCTTTTGTGTGCGACGCGAATCGCGACGAAGTGCCGGCCGCCTTTCCGGTTTCAGGCGTCGAATTCAATCAGCCGACGCCCGAACGATAGGTGCAAGGCCGCGGATCCGGTATGGAACAACCGGCGAACGCGCCATTCGCGAAATGCAAATAATCGGGAGGGGTGGGCGAAAGTGTCGGTGGGGAAGCATGGAGTGAATCGGCGCGGCGTTGAAAATGACGCTCGCGCACGCGTTACGGGGAAATCCCTCATGGACATCGAAGAATCGGTGTATTGCCCCGTTTACGCCCTGCCTGCATACGACCCGGCAAGCTCGGCGCCAACGTGTTCGATCCGGATATATGGCACGACTCATCCTGCACCACCCGACGGCGCTACCGGTGTGAACCCTGCGGCAGGCGTTTTTTGACTGTACATGCTCGAACAGACACGCACGGCAAGTGCACGAGCACGATCCTGTTCTGGCCCCTTCCGATACTGCAATGTGCCGATGTCCATTCTGAATTGGGAAAAGCCTGATTTTTAATATTGACGATCCCATTCGGTTTCGACGAAAAAACCAGCCATCGCGGTGCGACGACCCGAAAAGAACAGATACGAATATCACCGAATATGTTCGATATAGGACTTTTATTAACAGATCCACCTCAACAAAAACGTCAAATACTGTTTCTTAACGCACGATTTTTCATCTCAAAATATCAATACGTATTGAAACCGATATAAGTTTGATATTCTCCGCGTCGAAATTACGAACGCCATCGTTTTATCGAACCGAGAGTCCGATTCGAACAAGTCCGAATCCGGAAAAAATAATAACGAGATTGCCGTCATGTCGATAGCAGCAACACTTCGAAACTTTGCGTCCGGTCGTGTCGACTGGAACAAGCGGCCGGTCGCCCTTCATTTCGGGCAGGCGCAGCGCGCAGTCGGCCATCTGCTGGCGCTCCATCATGCCGATATCCGCGAAGGGTTGATGTCGGGAATCGACGGGTACCTGACCTGCGTTTCCACGCGCGATCATCTGTCGCCCACGCTGTTTCTCGGCCTGCCTGTATCGGTCCGGCTAACAACCGACCGGGGCGACGTGCGGACGATCAATGCGATCGTGCGGGACGTGCACATGGGTCAATCCGACGGCGAGCTGACGGTGTACCAGTTGCGCGTCTGTGATGCGCTTTCGTTGATGGACCGCCGCACCAACTCCCGCGTATTCCGATCGCGGAGCGTCATCGAGATTCTTGCCACGCTGATGAACGAATGGCGACAACGCAGCGCCGCACTCGCGCGTGCATTCGATTTCGATCTGTCGGGATTGGGAGCCGAGCGCTATCCGGTACGCGAACTGACGCGGCAGGTCAACGAGTCGGACGCGCGCTTTGTGCGCCGACTGCTGCGGCGCGAAGGCATCACGGTTTTTGCGAAGGCCGGGCCGGTCGGAGGGGCACGCAGCATTGTCGACGACCGGCCGATTCACACGCTCGTATTCTGCGATAACCCGCTTCGATTGGCGGAATCGCCGGCCGGTGCCGTGCGTCTTCACCCGCGCGATGCGGGAACCGAGCAACGCGATACCGTGACGCTGTTCGCGCATTGTCAAAGCCTGTCCCCCGGCAAAGCCAGCCGTCCGTCGTGGGACTACAAGAAAGCCCGCGTAGACGAATCCGCCATCGCAACCGGCATCCATCAGGGCGACGCCGGCAACGACCTTGCCCGATTGCTGACCGATGTTGCGATCGACATTCCGCACGTCGGCGATTCGTGGAACGATCACGACCGCCTCACACACGACCGGATACTGGCCCACCAGTTCGACGCGGAGCGCTACGACGGCCTGAGTAGCGTGCGCGATATGCCGGTCGGTCACTGGTTCACGCTGACGGGCGACCCCGAACTGGACATGAAGCTGGCCGACCAGCGGCAGTTCGTCGTTACGTCGGTTCGGCACGATATCTGGAACAACCTGCCGAAAGACCTGACGGGCCGCGTGATCGAACTATTCGCGGCGAGCCGGAACCTCACGCAAACCGCACCGCCCGCACCGGCCGATGCGTCGGAACAGACGGACACGCGCTACGAGAACAGCTTCACGTGCGTGCGGCGCGGTGTGCCGCTCAAGCCGCCCTACGATCCGAAAACCGACCTCCCGCCGGCTCACCTGCTGACCGGCACGATCGTGGGCACGCAGGGGGAAGAAGTGTTTTGCGACGCAGCCGGCCGCGTGCGCGTGCGGCTTCACGGCTTCGATCCGGCGGATCATGCGCACGCGCAAGGTGCCGGAACGAACGGTTCGGCCGGTGACAGTGCGCCGATACGTGTCGGGACGAGTCTGGCGGGCAAATACTTCGGTGCGCTCTTCCTGCCTCGGGTCGGGATGGAAGTCTTGCTCGGGTGCCTGTCGGGCGATCCAGACCGTTTGGTCATCATCGGGGTTTTGAGCAACGGGGCGAACCCGCCCGCGGCCTTCAGCGATACCGGCGCGCTACCAGGCAACCGCTACTTGTCCGGGATCAAGACCAAGGAAATCAACGGCGATCGGTACAACCAGCTTCGCCTGGACGATACGCCATCGCAAATCTCGGCGCAGTTGGCGAGCGAACACGCGCATACCCAATTGAATCTGGGGTACCTGACGCAGCCCCGGAAGGATGGACACGGAAGCCATCGTGGCGAAGGTGCGGAACTGCGCACCGACGCCGCGGCGGCGTTGCGGGCCGCCCAAGGCATTCTGTTATCGACCTATGCGCGCACACGCGCGACCGGTGGTCAGCTTGATCGCGATGAACTGATTCACTTGCTCGACCAGTGCACGGAACTCTTCAAATCGCTCGGCGACTATGCCGGCCAGCATGGCGGACAGTCCGCCGATACCGCCGGTCAGGACAAGCTCGCCGATGCGTTCCGTCACTGGGCGCCCAGCGGCTCGAATTCCGGTGCGACCGAGGACACATCCGCATTGATGGCGTTCGGCGCGCAGGCAGGGGCGCTGCACGTCACTCCTAAAACGCATGTCGTATATGCGGGCGAGAACGTTAACCAGATCGCACAGCAACACGTGCAAATCACCAGCGGCGAGCGCATCAATCTGCATGGCGGGCATGGCATCGCGATGTTCGCGCACAGCGACGGTGTGTCGGCGATCGCGAATCAGGGAAAGGTGACGATCCAGTCGCAGAACGACGACACGCAGGTGGATTCGGCGAAGAACATTCAATTGACTGCGGCCGGCGGCGCGCTTACCGGCATGGCAAACGATCGAGTGGTGCTCGTCACGTCGGGCGGCGCGTATCTCAAGCTTGACGGCGGCAACATCGAACTCGGTTGCCCCGGCACCTTCACGGTGAAGTCGGCGGGCCACTTATGGGGTGATCCGGCCAGCATGGACACCGATATGCCGAAGTTCGACAAAGCCCCGCTTGGCCGCGTGCCGAAACTCGTTCGCGCGACCGATGGCGATGCGGTGGCAGGCTTCGACGGGCAAATTCTGAAGGCGTCCGGGGCGTTGTCGAACCTGACGACCGACGCGGCCGGCGAACTGCCGGCGGTCCATGCCGACCGGTTCGAGAAACTGGCGGTGCAGTTCATCAAGAAGAACGTTTAAGACGATGGCCGACTCGTTTCTCGATCCTCGACCGGTAGCGGACGCGCGCACCGACGAACCCACCACCAAGACCGACGCGCCCGACACGGCTGCATCGCATTCCGAACCGCCGCCTGTCATCGTCGGCCGAACCGACGGGCCAATGTTGTTCGACAAGAACAACCGGCTTATCTGCATCAAGCAACTTCCATTGCCCGGTGTCGTCATCTTCGTTCATGGCGTCAACTCTGAAGGCGAATGGTTCGAAGCGTCCGAAGAAGGGCTGTGTGACGGCCTGAATCGCCGGCTTGGACGTCTGGACGATCAGATGAAGTATCAAGGCGTCGATGCCGGACAGTTGACGCCCGCGAAGTACACCGAGAGCGTGACGCCGGATGGGTTTCTGAATCCCAAGCTGCTGGCCGACAATTACGTCAAGCCCGACCCGTCGTTCTCGCCCGTCATCCATTTTCGGTGGGGCTATAGGGCAACACTAGAAGAACTGAAGGAGTACGGCGACAAGATTTTTCTGAACGAGAAGGATTATTGGGGCGGCGGGCCGTTCACGAACGGCTGTTCAAGCCTACCCGATCTTTGGCACGGCGGCCTCGACGACCGGGCGTTCGGGTGGACAACCGTGCAGGCAATCAACCCGACCAACCGGCCACTGTATCGCGCACCGCCGCGTGCGTACGGCGTGCTTGCCGCCTTGCGGCTCGCCAGGTTGATCGAGTCGATCCGCAGGATGCAGGCCAACGTGCCGATCACGGTCGTGTGCCACAGCCAAGGCAACATCGTAGGCCTGGCAGCGGCTTTCTTCGGCGATGCGCTCCAGAAAATGAAAGACCCGTGGGAACGCGAGGGAAGCTGTGTCGCGGACACGTATGTGCTGGCGAACGCCCCGTACAGTTTCGCTCAGGGCGAAGGTCAGCAAAAATCCAGCACGTTCATGGACACGTGGTCACAGCGCGGGACGAGGGACGACAAGGGCCATCGCGGACGGCAGACTTACGCGGCGCGCACGCAGACCTTCGGAAAATTCCTGTCGATCATCGGCGCCCGCGCCGCATACGAACTGTCGCCCGACAAGGTTGACGAAGACATGGCAAATGGCCGCGTATCGCGGACGAGCAACAAGTCCTATGCCGCGCAGGATGACCGTGCGCGTCACGGTCTGAACGGTTCGACGTATGGGCGCGTCACGTCGTATTGCTGCCCGCACGATCAGGTGATCTCGGCAATAACCGTGCAAGGTATCGGCTGGCGCGGTATCGGCAAGCATGAACTCGACGACATCGGCGTTTCCGGCGTCCTGACGCAACGTGTGTTCGCATCCGGCTTCCCGGTCGGTGTGCAGAAGCCCTATCGATATTGGGAAGACGACTGGCGGCACGACAAGAAAGGAACGACGCCGGGTTTCTGGTACCCACCGTCGCCGCCGGCCAAATTCGGTCTGATCGGTGCGCTCAAAGGAAACGAATCGATCTTCGGGATGATGGGGACATTGATCACTGCGCCGATCATGTATGCGGCGACCACAGCGACTTCCGCACTGAAGATGTTTCGTGTGAACGAAGACCCGCCGAAGGGATGGACGATCGTGGCGGATGCTCCTGCATTAGACGAAACATTTCCGCCGAAGGCGCTGCGGTTCGGCAAGCCAGTCGAAACGCGGGACGGCGACGCGGTAAGCGACTTCAACGAAGGTAACGATCCGCCGTCCGCATGGCGCGACGCGAGCAAGACCGATTCGGACAAACAGGCCGACGATCCTTATGACCAGTACAAGGCGAAGAACAAGGACGGCGACGCCAAGGGCACGGCCGATAGTGAAGCCGGACAGCGTTACGAGGACCGCGCACTGATGCGCATGGAGGCGCGCCGCACGTTGAACACCGAGTGGGTCGACGGCGACGGTCATGTTATCGGGGAGGATGGGAAGAGTGATCTGCCTGACGGCTACAAGGACTGGCGCGACAAGCAGATCACGGATTGGTTTGATCGCGGTACGACTAACAGCCCGACGAACCACTCAACGACGATGACGAACCCGGAACATGCGGAAAAGGCGCTTGCGTATGATATTGCGATTGGTCCCTGTTACCTGACGCCTGAGCAATTGAAAGCGCTGCGGATTGAGGCTGACTGGCGGATTGGGGAAGGTATTCCACTGGACAACGAGCACAAGAAATACTCCGACTATTTTGCGTCCGGGCAACTCGACCGGCTGGCGATGCATGAATGGGTGCACGTCAAAGATTGCGAAGGCAACATGCCCGGCAAGATCGTAGACGAGCGCGAAGGCCAGCTTTATCTGAAGGCCGGGGGGGTGGTATGAAGGCGCTGATCACTACATGGCCGCGACGCGTCGCCGTGGCGATCGCGGTGTGGATAACGGCGGCTCTGCTGATGATCGTCCTGATGGCACATTTTGACCAACAACATCCGGCATTACTCGAAACAGGAGATTGGATGAAACGATTAGTGATTGCCCCTGGCCTGCTGGCGCTCATGGCGTTGTTGATAACCACAGCAATGATGCGCCCCGCGCAAGCCGCACCGGGAGCCAATCAAGACGCCAGTTTCGCCGCACCGACTGAAGAACCTTCCAAGCCATTCATCGCGCAAGTTGTCGGCCTGATTTGGCTCAATCCACTTCAACGTATGGATTACCCAACTGAATGGCAATTGTTGTGGGCGCAAGGGCTTGTCGCTCCAAACAAGAACGACGACATGGTGCGTACCGATCCGAAGTCATTCTCGAAGCTCAAATCCATCGGGGCACTTGTATATGGCAACGATGGTGCCGAGACGTTCAAGGGCTTCTATGCCAAGTACGTTGATAAATCTATACTGCTACTTCGAACTCGCTATGGGACAAACGCGAAGTATTTCTACACTGTGAAACCGGAGAGCCAGAAGGACTGGCGTGAACTTGCCGGTACACGTGTCGAAATCGCTATTCCTTATCGCCTCGATGCAACGTTCGCTCGGTCGCGCATGACAGATCGAATGATGACATTCTTTGAAATCGGCCCGCCGTCCCCCAAGACCCTGTGGAGCCGCGACACTCCCCCCGACGTGCAAGTTACGCAAGGCGGTGCGAACGCCGGCTTCACGTCGCTGAACAAGGCGCTGAACTACCTGCAGGCGAACCCCGACAAAAGCGTCTGGGTGATGAATTGGGATGCGCCTAGCTTCCCGCCCACGGACGCGCAGATCAACGAAAACCTCGTCGTGCTGTTCCTCGCCGGCCCGACCTTCAACACCGAGCGCGAACCGCTTGCATGGATCGGCGAGGCCGCGACCGGCAACATCGACGAGTTTTCGCAGAAGGCCGGCACGACACGAACGGTGCAAGCGTGGAAAGCGACCATCGATCAGGCAGCGCGCAACGCAGGGATTGCGGTCCCGGATCTCAAGTACATCGTTCACGATGCGGGTGCCGGTAGCGACGCCGCATCAAAGCGCCTTGTCGGCCTGTCGCAGACACTTACCGAAGTCCTGCCCGAATACGACCACCAGAAGCAGACGTTCAACACGGCGGCGTTGCTCGGCGACATGGGAACCGGTAGCGCATTGACCGACGTTGCGCTGGCAATTGGCCGGATCAATCACTTCGGCGGTAACGCGTTGGTCGCCGGCACGACCGACCCGGAGCATCCCGTCGCAGTTGTCGTCATGCCGCCATCCAAGCTCACGCCAATCGATCCGGACAAGGATTGGTTCCGCGCGCGCGGCGGGAACAACGCCTACCTGCCATGGTGGGGACGCCGTCACGATACCGATTACGGGATGCAAGGCTATTCGTGGTGATGTAACCCGACGCGACAGCGCGTTTCGAGCGAACGCGACCACCGCGCCGAGTCATTCAGGAGATTGGTTATATGCGAGGAATTGTTCGGGTAGGCGACGTACACACCCACGGTGGCCGGGTTGAGTCCGGAGCCGGAAGGAGCAAGGTAATGGGACGCGCGGTCGCCCGCATTGGCGACGCGTGTTCATGTCCGATTCACGGAGCCGGTGTGATTGCCGAAGGAGACGTCGCGTTTGACGTTGAAGGCCGCGCCGTCGCATTCGATGGTCACAAGACTTCCTGCGGAGCCGCATTGATTTCTTCCCTGCAAACTTCCGGGCGTGTCTGAATGCGGCAGAGTCGACGCATGACCGCCGAACAGTTCCAACTATTGCGGTTGCACGATACCCGGATCAAGCCCATGAACCATTGGGCGTTGTTTGAAATCTTCGTCAAGGGCCGGACACAGCGCGCGCTTGCCGCCGAACTCGGCATGTCCCGTTCCGCAATGTCGCAACTTGTGCGGAAGGCTTGGCAAAGGTATCTGGAACTGCCGGGCAACGACACGCGCGTCACCACACTCACGATTACGATCCCGGCGAAGTACGAAAGCGCATTGCACGCGTGGGTTCGTGATGCTCACCGATTGGCTGTGTCATCCGATCCGCAGCCGACGGCTTGACCGAACCGGGGAACGGTAGCGATTACCTCCCCGAATTCGCAATGACGCGGGAAGGCGCCGCATGTCCATGCGTCTCACGACAACCCGACGACGGAGGCACGCCGCACGTTGAACACGGAGTGGATCGATAGCCACGGACACGTCATCGGGGAGGACGGCACAAGCATCCGTATGGCCAGTCCGCCGCCATAACGCGCGCCCCGACCCACGAAGAAATAAATTCCCCAATATCAAAAAACAAGAAAACCTAA
Encoded here:
- a CDS encoding TrfB-related DNA-binding protein; translated protein: MTAEQFQLLRLHDTRIKPMNHWALFEIFVKGRTQRALAAELGMSRSAMSQLVRKAWQRYLELPGNDTRVTTLTITIPAKYESALHAWVRDAHRLAVSSDPQPTA
- a CDS encoding virulence factor, translated to MKALITTWPRRVAVAIAVWITAALLMIVLMAHFDQQHPALLETGDWMKRLVIAPGLLALMALLITTAMMRPAQAAPGANQDASFAAPTEEPSKPFIAQVVGLIWLNPLQRMDYPTEWQLLWAQGLVAPNKNDDMVRTDPKSFSKLKSIGALVYGNDGAETFKGFYAKYVDKSILLLRTRYGTNAKYFYTVKPESQKDWRELAGTRVEIAIPYRLDATFARSRMTDRMMTFFEIGPPSPKTLWSRDTPPDVQVTQGGANAGFTSLNKALNYLQANPDKSVWVMNWDAPSFPPTDAQINENLVVLFLAGPTFNTEREPLAWIGEAATGNIDEFSQKAGTTRTVQAWKATIDQAARNAGIAVPDLKYIVHDAGAGSDAASKRLVGLSQTLTEVLPEYDHQKQTFNTAALLGDMGTGSALTDVALAIGRINHFGGNALVAGTTDPEHPVAVVVMPPSKLTPIDPDKDWFRARGGNNAYLPWWGRRHDTDYGMQGYSW
- a CDS encoding type VI secretion system Vgr family protein; the encoded protein is MSIAATLRNFASGRVDWNKRPVALHFGQAQRAVGHLLALHHADIREGLMSGIDGYLTCVSTRDHLSPTLFLGLPVSVRLTTDRGDVRTINAIVRDVHMGQSDGELTVYQLRVCDALSLMDRRTNSRVFRSRSVIEILATLMNEWRQRSAALARAFDFDLSGLGAERYPVRELTRQVNESDARFVRRLLRREGITVFAKAGPVGGARSIVDDRPIHTLVFCDNPLRLAESPAGAVRLHPRDAGTEQRDTVTLFAHCQSLSPGKASRPSWDYKKARVDESAIATGIHQGDAGNDLARLLTDVAIDIPHVGDSWNDHDRLTHDRILAHQFDAERYDGLSSVRDMPVGHWFTLTGDPELDMKLADQRQFVVTSVRHDIWNNLPKDLTGRVIELFAASRNLTQTAPPAPADASEQTDTRYENSFTCVRRGVPLKPPYDPKTDLPPAHLLTGTIVGTQGEEVFCDAAGRVRVRLHGFDPADHAHAQGAGTNGSAGDSAPIRVGTSLAGKYFGALFLPRVGMEVLLGCLSGDPDRLVIIGVLSNGANPPAAFSDTGALPGNRYLSGIKTKEINGDRYNQLRLDDTPSQISAQLASEHAHTQLNLGYLTQPRKDGHGSHRGEGAELRTDAAAALRAAQGILLSTYARTRATGGQLDRDELIHLLDQCTELFKSLGDYAGQHGGQSADTAGQDKLADAFRHWAPSGSNSGATEDTSALMAFGAQAGALHVTPKTHVVYAGENVNQIAQQHVQITSGERINLHGGHGIAMFAHSDGVSAIANQGKVTIQSQNDDTQVDSAKNIQLTAAGGALTGMANDRVVLVTSGGAYLKLDGGNIELGCPGTFTVKSAGHLWGDPASMDTDMPKFDKAPLGRVPKLVRATDGDAVAGFDGQILKASGALSNLTTDAAGELPAVHADRFEKLAVQFIKKNV
- a CDS encoding T6SS effector phospholipase Tle3 domain-containing protein, whose product is MLFDKNNRLICIKQLPLPGVVIFVHGVNSEGEWFEASEEGLCDGLNRRLGRLDDQMKYQGVDAGQLTPAKYTESVTPDGFLNPKLLADNYVKPDPSFSPVIHFRWGYRATLEELKEYGDKIFLNEKDYWGGGPFTNGCSSLPDLWHGGLDDRAFGWTTVQAINPTNRPLYRAPPRAYGVLAALRLARLIESIRRMQANVPITVVCHSQGNIVGLAAAFFGDALQKMKDPWEREGSCVADTYVLANAPYSFAQGEGQQKSSTFMDTWSQRGTRDDKGHRGRQTYAARTQTFGKFLSIIGARAAYELSPDKVDEDMANGRVSRTSNKSYAAQDDRARHGLNGSTYGRVTSYCCPHDQVISAITVQGIGWRGIGKHELDDIGVSGVLTQRVFASGFPVGVQKPYRYWEDDWRHDKKGTTPGFWYPPSPPAKFGLIGALKGNESIFGMMGTLITAPIMYAATTATSALKMFRVNEDPPKGWTIVADAPALDETFPPKALRFGKPVETRDGDAVSDFNEGNDPPSAWRDASKTDSDKQADDPYDQYKAKNKDGDAKGTADSEAGQRYEDRALMRMEARRTLNTEWVDGDGHVIGEDGKSDLPDGYKDWRDKQITDWFDRGTTNSPTNHSTTMTNPEHAEKALAYDIAIGPCYLTPEQLKALRIEADWRIGEGIPLDNEHKKYSDYFASGQLDRLAMHEWVHVKDCEGNMPGKIVDEREGQLYLKAGGVV
- a CDS encoding LysR family transcriptional regulator codes for the protein MDRFLSIEAFVRVAEASSFAEAARQLGVTSSVVTNRIQQLEKFVNAPLFHRSTRHVRLSEVGEAFYRECAEVVGRVNELTDQMRELRATPTGRLRIQMLPGFALDHFGAPLVEFNRRYPGIQLDVIVNDRVVDPVEEGFDIAFQIFPPISESLIERRLFTVRRLFCASPAYLEAHGAPQHPRDLLQHTTALYSGYPSRNRWTMTRDDEVVEMELPGMIRSNSVHLLREYALTGGGIVCLPTLVASDALVAGRLVPILTDYQLAPLSFAAVYPATQRQALKVKALVEFLAEYIGAESPWDLPLLERGWVR
- a CDS encoding PAAR domain-containing protein, encoding MRGIVRVGDVHTHGGRVESGAGRSKVMGRAVARIGDACSCPIHGAGVIAEGDVAFDVEGRAVAFDGHKTSCGAALISSLQTSGRV
- a CDS encoding MFS transporter — translated: MKANEWDTSYEWKAVTLLALGFGLVGLDRWLIAPLFPSIMKDLNLTAQDVGNCIGVLGLSWGVFAALMGGISDKIGRRKVLIPAIIAFSLLSGFSGLAGGLLGLMAIRGLMGVAEGSFCPTSFAATADASHPRRRGLNLGLQQSGFALFGLALSPIIATQLLGFVSWRWVFALVAIPGLILGAIMFFVIREPKVTKAVASEHAPASLGHVLKSRNILVAMAALCCAMTGVFVLGALLPLYLTDYLSLGTQKMGLVVSAIGFGGFLGQFGLPGLSDLVGRRLASIVGFAGTALMLYIFRGLGPQPLALFGVLFVASFFTLGLVSLLSGPVATEAAPVGLVSTSIGVVVGVGEIFGGGIAPAMGGYVAAHFGIQNILWLPMCAVVLGILVSMLLKETAPAVLQRRVVAQPELAAGKQPR